The proteins below are encoded in one region of Streptomyces marianii:
- a CDS encoding HipA family kinase — protein sequence MLTEVTATRYVTPLREGGSLPGIVEADDLGTYVMKFTGAGQGRKTLVAEVICGQLGRRLGLRVPELVRMQLDPVIGLSEPDQEVQELLKASGGLNLGMDFLPGSIGFDPLAYGVDSAEAGRVVWFDALINNVDRSWRNPNMLVWHGDLWLIDHGATMIWHHSWPGAAASAAKPYNASDHALAPFRPDIAGAAAALAPLVTRDLLTEVVADVPDEWLVDEPGFDTTHAVRRAYVEALLPRAASIHERITLEAPSRPRPSQAPGWLTDHLGPWPHPTEKSTKGGGQ from the coding sequence ATGCTGACAGAAGTCACAGCGACCCGCTATGTCACGCCTTTGCGTGAGGGCGGCTCGCTCCCCGGGATCGTCGAGGCCGACGATCTCGGCACGTACGTCATGAAGTTCACGGGGGCCGGGCAGGGGCGCAAGACCCTGGTGGCCGAGGTCATCTGCGGGCAGCTCGGGCGCAGGCTCGGGCTGCGCGTGCCCGAACTGGTCCGGATGCAGCTCGACCCGGTCATCGGCCTGTCCGAGCCCGACCAGGAGGTGCAGGAACTGCTGAAGGCCAGCGGCGGGCTGAACCTCGGGATGGACTTCCTGCCCGGCTCGATCGGTTTCGATCCGCTCGCGTACGGAGTGGACTCCGCGGAGGCGGGCCGGGTCGTCTGGTTCGACGCACTGATCAACAATGTCGACCGGTCCTGGCGGAACCCCAACATGCTCGTGTGGCACGGCGACCTGTGGCTCATCGACCACGGCGCCACCATGATCTGGCACCACAGCTGGCCCGGGGCGGCGGCCTCGGCGGCGAAGCCGTACAACGCGTCCGACCATGCCCTCGCGCCGTTCCGGCCGGACATCGCGGGCGCCGCCGCCGCGCTGGCCCCGCTGGTCACCCGCGACCTGCTGACCGAGGTCGTCGCGGACGTCCCCGACGAATGGCTCGTGGACGAGCCCGGGTTCGACACCACCCACGCGGTCCGCCGCGCCTATGTGGAGGCCCTGCTGCCGCGGGCTGCCTCGATCCACGAGCGCATCACACTGGAGGCACCCTCCAGGCCCCGGCCGTCCCAGGCGCCGGGCTGGCTCACCGACCACCTCGGCCCCTGGCCGCACCCCACCGAGAAGAGCACGAAGGGCGGCGGCCAGTGA
- a CDS encoding DUF3037 domain-containing protein has translation MTRHDPRRDVFEYALLRVVPRVERGECFNAGVVVYCRARSFVAARTLLDETKLRALDPRADVTGVRAALHAVEGVCRGGEEAGQAARDDAGRRFRWLIAPRSTVVQPGPVHTGLTADPEAEVERLLDVLVR, from the coding sequence GTGACCCGGCACGATCCCAGGCGGGATGTCTTCGAGTACGCGCTGCTGCGCGTCGTCCCGCGCGTCGAGCGCGGTGAGTGCTTCAACGCGGGCGTGGTGGTGTACTGCCGCGCGAGGTCCTTCGTGGCCGCCCGCACCCTTCTGGACGAGACCAAACTGAGGGCGCTGGACCCGCGGGCCGACGTCACCGGTGTACGGGCGGCACTGCACGCCGTAGAGGGTGTCTGCCGTGGCGGTGAGGAGGCCGGGCAGGCGGCCCGGGACGACGCGGGCCGGCGCTTTCGCTGGCTGATCGCGCCCCGGTCCACCGTGGTCCAGCCGGGACCCGTGCACACCGGTCTGACCGCCGATCCGGAGGCCGAGGTCGAACGGCTGCTGGACGTCCTGGTGCGCTGA